A window of the Dyadobacter pollutisoli genome harbors these coding sequences:
- a CDS encoding Crp/Fnr family transcriptional regulator: protein MTELEQYLQTYFEFDQADLVRVASFFKPETVKKGEFYLKTGKACNKLSFIQSGMLRVFVDLEDREVTQWISTKGYFISDLASLVFDKPSRWNIQALADTTLYTIAKSDYDRLGDFIPKWPVTEKLFIAHCFCTLEDRVFSFLSMTAEQRYNILFDSNRELFNQVPLQYIASMLGMTPETISRIRRKQLI from the coding sequence ATGACAGAACTCGAACAATACCTGCAAACGTATTTTGAATTTGATCAGGCCGACCTGGTCAGGGTTGCGTCTTTTTTCAAACCTGAAACCGTAAAGAAAGGAGAGTTCTACCTTAAAACAGGCAAGGCTTGCAACAAACTGAGCTTTATTCAGTCAGGAATGCTGCGGGTCTTCGTTGACCTGGAAGACAGGGAAGTAACACAATGGATTTCCACTAAGGGATATTTCATTAGCGACCTGGCCAGCCTGGTATTTGATAAACCTTCGCGTTGGAACATTCAGGCGCTAGCGGACACTACCTTATATACCATTGCAAAATCGGATTACGACAGGCTGGGGGATTTCATTCCCAAATGGCCGGTCACCGAGAAACTCTTCATCGCACATTGCTTCTGCACGCTGGAAGACCGCGTTTTTTCTTTCCTGTCCATGACGGCTGAGCAGCGATACAACATTCTGTTCGATTCCAACCGCGAGCTGTTCAATCAGGTACCGCTGCAATACATTGCTTCCATGCTCGGAATGACTCCTGAAACCATCAGCCGGATACGCCGCAAACAGCTGATCTGA
- a CDS encoding ABC transporter permease — translation MIRNYFKIAWRNLVRNRTFSAINISGLAIGLASCMLISLYVLDELSFDRFHTKGDRIVRVFFHGIMQGGVMHEAHVMPPTAAALKADYPEVEEATRLRQGGNPLILIGEKLFTDDRLAFVDSNFLNVFTFPLTQGNPRTVLLEPNSVVISKTAAEKYFGKQDPIGKILSMKDWKASYKVTGVMKDMPANSHFHFDLLASMSTLPEAKSTSWMVSEFFTYLVLPKGYDYKRLEAKLPQTVAKYMGPQLKQGLGMTLDEFRKKGNDIGLYLQPFTDIHLHSTFQYDLATNGDLQYVYIFGAIAIIMLLIACINFMNLSTAGSSKRAREVGVRKVMGSEKIELVGQFLMESILLTTIALILGTVICLASLPLLNSISGKTLALHLDAIPALLPALVLFGLFVGVFAGSYPAFFLSSFKPISVLKGGSGAIKLSSSGRTIGLRSSLVVFQFFISITLMVGTAVVYQQLKFIQNKKLGYDKEQVLVVPAWALGKNKDVFREELSRDSRVSNISMSGYIPAGPSDNNNFMISPETNTSQLVKTLRYDVDYDYLATLGMQMKVGRNFSKAYGTDSSAIILNETAAKTLGWKDDAIDKTVSRRSNDGSTKTFRVIGIVKDFHFKSLHEAITPLVMTLNVDNGWMIIKTKSKEVSGLLATMETHWKSFKPDLPFSYTFLDQRYNDTYKAEQKTGQILGLFAGLTIFVACLGLFGLATFTAEQRTKEIGVRKVLGASVAGIVALLSKDFLKLVCIAIVLALPVSWWMMSRWLQDFAYKIDISWWVLALAGLLSIAVALFTVSFQSIKAALMNPVKSLRAE, via the coding sequence ATGATACGAAATTATTTCAAAATCGCCTGGCGAAACCTGGTCCGTAACCGCACCTTTTCAGCCATCAATATTTCCGGATTGGCGATTGGGCTGGCGTCCTGCATGCTCATCAGTTTGTACGTGCTCGACGAGCTGAGTTTCGACCGTTTTCATACCAAGGGCGACCGCATTGTGCGGGTCTTTTTTCACGGTATCATGCAGGGTGGCGTTATGCACGAGGCTCATGTGATGCCTCCCACTGCCGCAGCCCTTAAAGCAGATTACCCGGAAGTAGAGGAAGCCACGCGGCTCCGGCAGGGTGGCAATCCGCTGATCCTCATTGGCGAAAAGCTCTTTACAGATGACCGTCTGGCCTTTGTTGACTCCAATTTTTTGAATGTGTTTACTTTCCCGCTCACGCAGGGAAATCCTAGAACAGTGCTTTTGGAGCCAAATTCCGTCGTAATCAGCAAAACAGCGGCTGAAAAATATTTTGGCAAACAAGATCCCATTGGCAAAATATTGAGCATGAAAGACTGGAAGGCCAGCTACAAAGTAACCGGCGTGATGAAGGATATGCCTGCCAATTCACATTTCCACTTCGACTTGCTCGCTTCGATGTCAACTTTACCGGAGGCGAAATCGACTTCCTGGATGGTTTCGGAATTTTTCACTTATCTCGTTTTGCCAAAAGGCTACGACTACAAACGCCTTGAAGCCAAACTTCCACAGACAGTTGCCAAATATATGGGGCCGCAGCTGAAACAAGGGCTTGGTATGACGCTGGACGAATTCCGCAAGAAAGGGAATGACATTGGCCTTTATTTACAGCCATTTACGGACATTCACCTGCATTCGACGTTTCAGTATGACCTGGCAACCAATGGCGATCTGCAATACGTCTACATTTTTGGCGCGATTGCGATCATTATGCTCCTGATTGCGTGCATTAACTTTATGAATTTGTCTACTGCTGGTTCATCCAAGCGTGCCCGTGAAGTAGGCGTCAGAAAAGTAATGGGTTCAGAGAAAATTGAACTGGTAGGACAATTTCTGATGGAATCCATTTTGCTGACAACCATTGCATTGATCCTCGGTACGGTAATTTGCCTGGCCTCACTACCATTGCTCAATAGTATTTCCGGCAAAACCCTCGCGCTGCACCTGGACGCGATTCCTGCATTACTTCCTGCTCTGGTATTGTTTGGATTGTTCGTCGGAGTTTTTGCGGGCAGCTACCCTGCATTCTTTTTGTCTTCTTTCAAACCCATTTCCGTATTGAAAGGAGGCTCAGGAGCGATTAAACTGAGTTCTTCCGGTAGGACCATTGGATTGAGAAGTTCATTGGTAGTATTTCAGTTTTTCATTTCAATTACCTTAATGGTCGGTACGGCGGTAGTTTACCAGCAATTGAAATTTATCCAAAACAAAAAACTGGGGTATGATAAAGAACAGGTTCTGGTGGTTCCGGCCTGGGCTTTGGGAAAAAATAAGGACGTATTCCGCGAAGAATTATCACGCGATTCGAGGGTTAGTAACATCAGCATGTCGGGGTACATACCGGCTGGGCCTTCGGATAACAACAATTTTATGATTTCGCCGGAGACCAATACTTCGCAGTTGGTCAAAACATTGCGATACGACGTCGACTATGACTACCTGGCCACTTTGGGAATGCAAATGAAGGTAGGCCGGAATTTCTCCAAAGCATACGGCACCGATTCTTCGGCCATTATCCTCAACGAGACCGCGGCAAAAACCCTCGGCTGGAAAGATGATGCGATCGATAAAACGGTTTCCCGCCGCAGTAATGACGGCAGTACCAAAACCTTCCGTGTCATCGGAATTGTGAAGGATTTTCACTTCAAATCATTGCATGAAGCGATCACTCCACTTGTTATGACATTAAATGTTGACAATGGCTGGATGATCATTAAAACGAAAAGTAAAGAAGTATCAGGCCTGCTGGCGACGATGGAAACGCATTGGAAAAGCTTCAAACCAGACTTGCCTTTCTCTTACACATTCCTCGACCAACGTTACAACGACACTTATAAAGCAGAACAAAAAACCGGTCAGATACTGGGGCTATTTGCGGGGCTTACCATATTTGTCGCGTGCCTTGGACTATTTGGTTTGGCAACGTTCACTGCCGAGCAAAGAACGAAAGAGATTGGTGTACGGAAAGTACTGGGCGCTTCCGTAGCGGGAATTGTGGCGCTGCTTTCCAAAGACTTTTTGAAACTGGTCTGCATTGCTATTGTGCTCGCTTTACCCGTTTCCTGGTGGATGATGAGCCGCTGGTTGCAGGATTTTGCTTACAAAATTGACATTTCATGGTGGGTACTGGCTCTTGCAGGGTTGCTATCCATCGCCGTGGCCTTGTTTACTGTTTCATTCCAGTCGATCAAAGCGGCATTGATGAATCCTGTGAAATCGCTGCGCGCGGAATAA